In bacterium, the sequence AAATTACAAATGATAAAAATGCTCCAAGCGATGAAGTATTGTCATACGAGATCCCACAATGTTATTTAAGCGATGAAAATGGTTTGATCTATGAAAAAATTGGCGACAGTGTCTCCGGCGGTTCTGTAAAAGTTTTTCGGGATGAGCCGATTGAAATGGGGATTAAAATTGGCGATGAAAATCTGAAAAATTTCATTCGGAAAATTTCATATGATTTTAACAATAAAACCGGTTTAAACCTGGCTTATTTATATATTCTTCCATTGGCTGAAAGGGAATTACATTTGATAACAAATGAGAATTTGAAAATATATTTCGATCTGAATCGCGGTGCTGACGAGCAGATCAGTGATTTAAGTGCATTTATAAAAGATGAATTGAAGAAAAACGGTAATAAAAGCATGAATTATGAATATATCGATCTCCGAATCGTCGACAGGATTAATGTAAAACCGAAAAATGAGGCAAAACAATGAATTTGACATACGTATTTGAATGTGCTAATCTTTGGTTCGAGGGGAGATTTTATCTTCCTTTTTTAATAAGGAGGCCCCAAACCATATAAGGTTCGGGATAAAAATTGTTCCCTTAAAATTTAA encodes:
- a CDS encoding FtsQ-type POTRA domain-containing protein, giving the protein MFRGRSSSQNYYSNRGSEPRGRRALSNKLHAIKNFVIRMSVVFLIGGIIYEIFFTPILAVKNVIVEGNKVVNSDEIREMIISRANQKIFKMINNNLLLIDPAGMESAVINRFGNINAVKIEKKFPQTIKVIITEKPADISWCNKIKIEKITNDKNAPSDEVLSYEIPQCYLSDENGLIYEKIGDSVSGGSVKVFRDEPIEMGIKIGDENLKNFIRKISYDFNNKTGLNLAYLYILPLAERELHLITNENLKIYFDLNRGADEQISDLSAFIKDELKKNGNKSMNYEYIDLRIVDRINVKPKNEAKQ